The following are encoded together in the Deltaproteobacteria bacterium genome:
- a CDS encoding cytochrome c family protein — protein sequence MKRFGLFLAVFAASVLTAGWATGAQEKGKIPGKIVLKVYEKRQVTFDHQGHARRIGKCQVCHHSPDSEKCSDCHAAKRDGKTPSFREAMHYKCKNCHMKTNKKVRGACQECHPNVRLSK from the coding sequence ATGAAACGGTTCGGGCTGTTCCTGGCGGTGTTCGCGGCGTCGGTGCTGACCGCCGGTTGGGCGACCGGGGCGCAGGAAAAGGGAAAGATCCCCGGAAAGATCGTCCTCAAAGTCTATGAAAAGCGGCAGGTGACGTTCGACCATCAGGGCCACGCGCGGCGGATAGGAAAGTGCCAGGTGTGTCATCACAGCCCCGATTCGGAGAAGTGCTCCGATTGCCACGCCGCGAAGCGCGACGGGAAGACCCCCTCGTTCCGCGAGGCGATGCACTACAAGTGCAAGAACTGCCACATGAAGACGAACAAGAAGGTCAGGGGCGCCTGCCAGGAGTGCCACCCGAACGTCCGCTTGAGCAAGTGA